In Saccharothrix syringae, the following are encoded in one genomic region:
- a CDS encoding NlpC/P60 family protein — protein sequence MNTRTTLAAVAAALLLPAPSALSAPADDPSSLMACGTYPEDRTTSRQEALDRAQTWLDDQVTYSQQSCHENSYGRYRTDCSGYVSMAWGLDHSRATTDLAEVSREIPREELMPGDALNSPGHVALFVRWEDGARTRPVVREHTGPDGAPVVERSWSPETAAGYTPIRYLKIAG from the coding sequence ATGAACACCCGCACCACCCTGGCCGCCGTCGCGGCCGCGCTGCTCCTGCCCGCGCCGTCCGCGCTGTCCGCGCCGGCCGACGACCCGTCGTCGCTGATGGCGTGCGGCACCTACCCGGAGGACCGCACCACCTCCCGCCAGGAGGCGCTGGACCGGGCGCAGACCTGGCTGGACGACCAGGTCACCTACAGCCAGCAGTCCTGCCACGAGAACTCGTACGGCAGGTACCGCACCGACTGCTCCGGCTACGTCTCGATGGCGTGGGGCCTGGACCACTCGCGCGCCACCACCGACCTGGCGGAGGTGTCCCGCGAGATCCCGCGCGAGGAGCTGATGCCGGGCGACGCGCTCAACAGCCCCGGCCACGTCGCGCTGTTCGTCCGCTGGGAGGACGGGGCTCGGACCAGACCGGTCGTGCGCGAGCACACCGGCCCGGACGGCGCCCCGGTGGTCGAGCGCTCCTGGTCGCCCGAGACCGCCGCCGGCTACACGCCGATCCGCTACCTCAAGATCGCCGGCTGA
- the lepB gene encoding signal peptidase I, translating to MRGRLVTALLGGGVSLLLVTVLMAVLLSAPVSGDGMNPNLRSGDRVLALGGTPDRFEVVTLRTPANTTVVRRVIGVPGDEVRITNSEVRVRPPAGEWLSVAVGSGDPGVCCAPDGRGGTDAVVVVPPGTFFVLGDNPTMSTDSREYGFVAEADVAGVVWRRIWPLTDFGDVGAPPLTN from the coding sequence TTGCGCGGACGGCTCGTCACCGCGTTGCTGGGCGGAGGCGTATCACTACTGCTGGTCACAGTCCTCATGGCGGTCCTCCTGTCGGCCCCCGTGTCCGGCGACGGGATGAACCCGAACCTGCGGTCCGGTGATCGGGTGCTCGCCCTGGGCGGCACTCCGGACCGGTTCGAGGTCGTCACTCTCCGCACACCCGCCAACACCACCGTGGTGCGCCGGGTCATCGGCGTCCCCGGCGACGAGGTCCGCATCACCAACTCCGAAGTCCGGGTGCGCCCACCCGCCGGCGAGTGGCTGTCGGTGGCCGTCGGTTCCGGGGACCCCGGCGTCTGCTGCGCCCCCGACGGCCGGGGCGGCACGGACGCGGTCGTGGTGGTGCCGCCCGGCACCTTCTTCGTGCTCGGCGACAACCCGACCATGTCCACCGACTCCCGCGAGTACGGCTTCGTGGCCGAGGCGGACGTCGCCGGGGTGGTGTGGCGGCGCATCTGGCCGCTGACGGACTTCGGGGACGTCGGCGCGCCGCCGCTCACGAACTGA
- a CDS encoding alpha/beta hydrolase, whose amino-acid sequence MRHSLAVGLVTLLVATSLTSASAATLACRDVDAPVTVLGGRHVVHGTLCTPPSGATTVQLLVPGATYNSSYWDFPDGRHSFRAVQNQAGFATFTADRLGTGGSSRPLAVALTAFVQADAMHQVVRGLRSGAYGPRFAKVIIGGHSLGAAIGVVEAGTYQDVDGVLVTGMTHRINPTGVIAAFTNFRPASLDPKFGLLYPAGYLTTAPGTRYESFHAPGAYAPDVMAVEESLKDVFSPTEAADGLGVGVLLPYSSLINVPVMTAVGERDAAVCGALATDCSSAGALWAAEVPYFAGPLRTFVLPGYGHSINLAPGAGDYYSAVAAWALEEVGR is encoded by the coding sequence TTGCGCCACTCACTCGCCGTCGGCCTGGTGACCCTGCTGGTGGCGACGTCGCTGACGTCCGCCTCGGCCGCGACCCTCGCCTGCCGTGACGTCGACGCGCCGGTGACCGTCCTCGGCGGCCGCCACGTCGTCCACGGCACCCTGTGCACGCCCCCGTCCGGCGCGACGACGGTCCAGCTGCTCGTCCCGGGCGCCACCTACAACAGCTCCTACTGGGACTTCCCCGACGGCAGGCACTCCTTCCGGGCGGTGCAGAACCAGGCGGGGTTCGCCACGTTCACCGCCGACCGGCTCGGCACCGGCGGCAGCTCCAGGCCGTTGGCGGTGGCCCTGACCGCGTTCGTCCAGGCCGACGCGATGCACCAGGTCGTGCGGGGGCTGCGGAGCGGGGCGTACGGGCCGCGCTTCGCGAAGGTGATCATCGGCGGCCACTCGCTGGGCGCGGCCATCGGGGTCGTGGAGGCGGGGACCTACCAGGACGTCGACGGGGTGCTGGTGACCGGCATGACGCACCGGATCAACCCGACCGGCGTGATCGCGGCGTTCACCAACTTCCGGCCCGCGTCGCTGGACCCCAAGTTCGGCCTGCTGTACCCGGCGGGGTACCTGACCACGGCGCCGGGGACCCGGTACGAGAGCTTCCACGCGCCCGGGGCGTACGCGCCCGACGTGATGGCGGTGGAGGAGTCGCTGAAGGACGTGTTCTCGCCCACCGAGGCGGCCGACGGGCTCGGGGTGGGGGTGCTGCTGCCCTACAGCTCGTTGATCAACGTGCCGGTGATGACGGCGGTGGGGGAGCGGGACGCGGCCGTGTGCGGTGCGCTGGCGACGGACTGCTCCTCGGCGGGCGCGTTGTGGGCGGCCGAGGTGCCTTACTTCGCCGGGCCGCTGCGGACGTTCGTGCTGCCGGGGTACGGGCACTCGATCAACCTCGCGCCCGGTGCCGGGGACTACTACTCGGCGGTGGCGGCCTGGGCGCTTGAGGAGGTCGGCCGCTGA
- a CDS encoding cytochrome P450: protein MTANPNTSGSGKCEVSTVPGRLPVLGHTAALLRKRLAFTAGLRGHGPVVRVYLGGLPLHVVTTAELAHRVLVDEAFDKGIFVDKLRRAFGDGLVSLNGDRYRRQRRMIQPAFHRHALARYSETMTAAAAELANSWRDGQVLQVDRLMQDLAISVVGRSLFSTDFDAGVSAEVRANTPVLIRLGVVRALSPAVLEKLPVPANRRFDEAVARVHRVVDRVVDSPRAGREDLLSVLLGARDEDTGEPMGRQQVRDHVVTLLTAGTETTGIALSWLFHELARNPGVAGRLHAEVDRVLGGRPATAADLRALPYTRRVVDEVLRAYPLWLTLRRTNTAVRLGGVELPAGTEVGFSPHALHHDPRYHERPELFDPDRWLPDRAAAVPAGAYVPFAGGLHHCPGHAFAHTEMAIVAATVAARWRLVPVPGKPVRPRVVGLLYPNRLPMTARSR, encoded by the coding sequence ATGACCGCCAACCCGAATACCAGCGGTTCCGGAAAATGCGAGGTGTCCACGGTTCCCGGTCGATTACCCGTGCTGGGGCATACCGCGGCACTCTTGCGAAAGCGTCTCGCATTCACCGCCGGTCTGCGGGGCCACGGCCCGGTCGTGCGGGTCTACCTGGGCGGACTTCCCCTGCACGTGGTGACCACGGCCGAACTCGCGCACCGGGTGCTGGTGGACGAGGCATTCGACAAGGGGATCTTCGTCGACAAACTCCGCCGCGCCTTCGGTGACGGCCTGGTGAGCCTGAACGGGGACCGCTACCGGCGGCAGCGCCGGATGATCCAGCCCGCCTTCCACCGGCACGCCCTCGCCCGCTATTCGGAAACCATGACCGCCGCCGCGGCGGAACTCGCGAATTCCTGGCGGGATGGACAGGTGCTGCAAGTCGACCGGCTGATGCAGGACCTGGCGATCTCCGTGGTCGGCCGGTCGTTGTTCTCGACCGATTTCGACGCGGGCGTGAGCGCGGAGGTGCGGGCCAACACCCCCGTGCTGATCCGCCTCGGCGTGGTGCGCGCCCTGTCCCCGGCGGTGCTGGAGAAGCTGCCCGTCCCGGCCAACCGCAGGTTCGACGAGGCGGTCGCCCGCGTGCACCGGGTGGTCGACCGCGTGGTCGACTCGCCCCGCGCCGGCCGCGAGGACCTGCTGTCGGTGCTGCTGGGCGCCCGCGACGAGGACACCGGCGAGCCGATGGGCAGGCAGCAGGTGCGCGACCACGTGGTCACCCTGCTCACCGCGGGCACCGAGACCACCGGCATCGCGCTGTCCTGGCTGTTCCACGAGCTGGCCCGCAACCCCGGCGTCGCCGGCCGGCTGCACGCCGAGGTGGACCGGGTGCTGGGCGGCCGACCCGCGACCGCGGCGGACCTGCGCGCGCTGCCCTACACCCGGCGCGTGGTCGACGAGGTGCTGCGCGCGTACCCGCTGTGGCTGACGCTGCGGCGCACCAACACCGCCGTCCGGCTGGGCGGCGTGGAACTGCCCGCGGGCACCGAGGTCGGCTTCAGCCCGCACGCCCTGCACCACGACCCGCGCTACCACGAGCGGCCGGAGCTGTTCGACCCCGACCGCTGGCTGCCCGACCGCGCCGCCGCCGTGCCCGCGGGGGCCTACGTGCCGTTCGCCGGCGGCCTGCACCACTGCCCCGGCCACGCCTTCGCGCACACCGAGATGGCCATCGTGGCCGCCACCGTCGCCGCCCGCTGGCGGCTCGTGCCGGTACCGGGCAAACCCGTCCGGCCCAGGGTCGTCGGGCTGCTCTACCCCAACCGCCTGCCCATGACCGCCCGATCCCGTTGA
- a CDS encoding SAM-dependent methyltransferase — MSDLDWVPEGIDTTVPSVARSYDYLLGGAHNLAVDRAMAEKVVAALPGTRDLVRLNRAFLRRAVTHLVGCGVRQFLDIGSGIPTVGNVHEVAQAADPRCRVVYVDKDPVAVAHGRLLLADDPNSTAVQADLRDPDDLLGRPEVTGMLDLDEPVALLLLLVVHFLTPEERPGELLARYRDRLAPGSFMVVSHGTADGRPEIMRQAADQVRRSRSRDNLVYRSRAEVHALFDGYELVEPGVVGCALWRPAGAGDIANRAEDNTQVWVGVGRTPTTGGS, encoded by the coding sequence ATGAGCGACCTCGACTGGGTGCCCGAGGGCATCGACACCACCGTGCCCAGCGTCGCCCGGTCCTACGACTACCTGCTCGGCGGCGCGCACAACCTCGCCGTCGACCGGGCCATGGCGGAGAAGGTCGTCGCGGCGCTGCCGGGCACCCGCGACCTGGTGCGGCTGAACCGGGCGTTCCTGCGGCGCGCGGTGACCCACCTGGTCGGGTGCGGCGTCCGGCAGTTCCTCGACATCGGCTCGGGCATCCCGACCGTGGGCAACGTGCACGAGGTCGCCCAGGCCGCGGACCCGAGGTGCCGGGTGGTCTACGTCGACAAGGACCCGGTCGCCGTCGCGCACGGCCGCCTGCTGCTGGCCGACGACCCGAACTCCACCGCCGTGCAGGCCGACCTGCGCGACCCCGACGACCTGCTGGGCAGGCCCGAGGTGACCGGGATGCTGGACCTCGACGAGCCGGTCGCCTTGCTGCTGCTGCTCGTCGTGCACTTCCTGACGCCCGAGGAGCGGCCCGGCGAGCTGCTGGCGCGCTACCGCGACCGGCTGGCGCCCGGCAGCTTCATGGTCGTCTCGCACGGCACGGCCGACGGCCGGCCCGAGATCATGCGCCAGGCCGCCGACCAGGTCCGGCGCAGCAGGTCGCGGGACAACCTGGTCTACCGCAGCCGCGCCGAGGTGCACGCCCTGTTCGACGGCTACGAGCTGGTCGAGCCGGGCGTGGTCGGCTGCGCGCTGTGGCGGCCCGCCGGCGCGGGCGACATCGCGAACAGGGCCGAGGACAACACCCAGGTCTGGGTGGGCGTGGGACGCACGCCCACCACCGGAGGCAGTTGA
- a CDS encoding putative bifunctional diguanylate cyclase/phosphodiesterase yields the protein MTAPLPQDALRARTRLAKKWAYLLSSKTFIPMSSTELEGRLGELVDRLCAGVVAEPLAQAAGREVGAALVDLNCTTPEGLQVSVEVVSRGLLDMPSLAPPDRLRNRVVDVVAALSASFAERIRLSTMEQQERLGRSLYKAMREAQVELRLSRARVELLEAHSSTGIATAGPDGVLVRSNAALARVLDRPVAELAGTSLFDLVHPDERVGVRADFAGLGEGGTDVLTQPCRLLRGDGELAWVMLTLSPLHRVDGRPQVVVLVEDATDVNLLQGQLNHQALHDVLTRLPNRQYFTSRLEQALRTADPRTGISLFHLDLDGFSRVTGGLGREVGDHVLRVVAGRLEALVVGESAMVARFGHDEFAILVENGPGTPDVVTTVRRINDLLSAPFTSHGHRVAVSATIGVVHRPPPDSSPLDLLDSADLTLRRARAGGRGQWELADPAQDGRDRRRFSLAATMPGAWEHDELRVLYRPVVRLADEGVASAEALLRWDHPRLGALPHEQCLALAEDTGLVVRLGAWALRAACARAAAWRDELGRDVPVHWALAPSQAADPDLVGVVRELLADTGLAPASLRLGVPGDVLFAGRGEAAENVEVLAEGGVGVELEGFTGAPEDLLRVVEGSPVRPVAVRVPQSAAAEPGTAVARALAGVLEVVRDAGIGLTATGVATPGQARWWRESGADTASGPLFGPAGPPDVITR from the coding sequence ATGACCGCGCCGCTGCCCCAGGACGCCCTGCGGGCCCGCACCAGGCTGGCCAAGAAGTGGGCGTACCTGCTCAGCTCGAAGACGTTCATCCCGATGTCGAGCACCGAGCTGGAGGGACGCCTGGGCGAGCTGGTCGACCGGCTGTGCGCCGGGGTGGTGGCCGAGCCGCTGGCCCAGGCCGCGGGCCGGGAGGTCGGCGCGGCGCTGGTGGACCTGAACTGCACCACGCCCGAGGGGTTGCAGGTGTCGGTGGAGGTGGTCAGCCGCGGCCTGCTCGACATGCCCTCGCTCGCGCCGCCGGACCGGCTGCGCAACCGCGTGGTGGACGTGGTCGCGGCGCTGTCGGCGTCGTTCGCCGAACGCATCCGGCTGTCCACCATGGAGCAGCAGGAGCGGTTGGGCCGCTCGCTCTACAAGGCGATGCGCGAGGCGCAGGTCGAGCTGCGGCTGAGCCGGGCGCGGGTGGAGCTGCTGGAGGCGCACTCGTCCACCGGCATCGCCACCGCCGGTCCCGACGGCGTGCTGGTGCGCTCGAACGCCGCGCTGGCCCGCGTGCTGGACCGGCCGGTCGCCGAGCTGGCCGGCACGTCCCTGTTCGACCTGGTGCACCCCGACGAGCGGGTCGGGGTGCGCGCCGACTTCGCCGGGCTCGGCGAGGGCGGCACCGACGTGCTGACCCAGCCGTGCCGGCTGCTGCGCGGTGACGGCGAGCTGGCGTGGGTGATGCTCACGCTCTCGCCGCTGCACCGGGTGGACGGCCGCCCGCAGGTCGTCGTGCTGGTCGAGGACGCCACCGACGTCAACCTGCTCCAGGGCCAGCTCAACCACCAGGCCCTGCACGACGTGCTGACCAGGCTGCCGAACCGGCAGTACTTCACCAGCCGCCTGGAGCAGGCGCTGCGCACCGCCGACCCGCGCACCGGCATCAGCCTGTTCCACCTGGACCTGGACGGCTTCTCCCGGGTCACCGGCGGGCTGGGCCGCGAGGTCGGCGACCACGTGCTCAGGGTCGTGGCCGGTCGGCTGGAGGCGCTGGTGGTCGGCGAGAGCGCGATGGTCGCCCGGTTCGGCCACGACGAGTTCGCGATCCTGGTGGAGAACGGGCCGGGCACGCCGGACGTGGTGACCACGGTGCGGCGGATCAACGACCTGCTGTCCGCGCCGTTCACCTCGCACGGCCACCGGGTCGCGGTGTCGGCGACCATCGGCGTGGTGCACCGGCCGCCGCCCGACTCCTCGCCGCTGGACCTGCTCGACTCGGCGGACCTGACGCTGCGGCGGGCCCGCGCGGGCGGCCGCGGGCAGTGGGAGCTGGCCGACCCGGCGCAGGACGGCCGCGACCGGCGCAGGTTCAGCCTGGCCGCGACCATGCCCGGCGCGTGGGAGCACGACGAGCTGCGGGTGCTCTACCGGCCGGTGGTGCGGCTGGCCGACGAGGGCGTCGCCTCGGCCGAGGCGCTGCTGCGGTGGGACCACCCCAGGCTGGGCGCGCTGCCGCACGAGCAGTGCCTGGCGCTGGCCGAGGACACCGGCCTGGTCGTGCGGCTGGGCGCGTGGGCGCTGCGGGCGGCGTGCGCGCGGGCCGCGGCGTGGCGGGACGAGCTGGGCCGGGACGTGCCGGTGCACTGGGCGCTGGCGCCGAGCCAGGCGGCCGACCCGGACCTGGTCGGCGTGGTGCGCGAGCTGCTGGCCGACACCGGCCTGGCGCCGGCGTCGCTGCGCCTGGGCGTGCCCGGGGACGTGCTGTTCGCCGGGCGCGGCGAGGCGGCGGAGAACGTGGAGGTGCTGGCCGAGGGCGGGGTGGGCGTGGAGCTGGAGGGCTTCACCGGCGCGCCGGAGGACCTGCTGCGCGTGGTGGAGGGCTCGCCGGTGCGGCCGGTCGCGGTCCGGGTGCCGCAGTCGGCGGCGGCGGAGCCGGGCACCGCGGTGGCCCGCGCCCTGGCGGGCGTGCTGGAGGTGGTGCGCGACGCCGGCATCGGCCTGACCGCGACCGGCGTCGCGACACCCGGTCAAGCCCGGTGGTGGCGGGAGTCGGGTGCGGACACCGCGTCCGGTCCCCTGTTCGGACCCGCCGGACCACCGGACGTGATCACCCGATAG
- a CDS encoding glycosyl hydrolase — MRLSLLVSLMAAALVAPATAPGTAPAAVAEPVTWLEAEDGALSGTVVEEAVEGFSGTGYVAGFDEPTDALTVTIPDSPGGLHDLTIRYATPYGAKTASLSLNGAGLGDVRFPEHPTFTAIGAGKVLLRPGDNTVTVTNNWGWYLIDAIGVTPSAPRGPHQVTGALTDPAATREAKGLMRYLARNHGVKTLSGQQDQASIDWVEQNAGKAPAVGGYDLMDYSPSRVERGTVGRDVDHALAWDARGGVVTLAWHWNAPSGLVDQPGKEWWRGFYTDATTFDLAAALADPTSTDYKLLIRDVDAIAVQLKRLADAKVPVLWRPLHEAEGGWFWWGAKGPGPAKQLYRLLHDRLVGHHGLHNLIWVWNSVAPEWYPGDDVVDVVSTDSYPPVGDHGPVIGPYERLVALGGDRKLVALGEVGSIPDPDLVRAYQARWGWFVTWSGSFVQDGVTNPLDFVRRVYHHDDVVTLDELPDFKSTAGTCTATTRVVARWGTGFHAEVTVRHPENSPTSSWRVSWQLGAGQRIGSHWATRITTSGSTATAVNTSWNAAIQPGGSTTFGFLAEGTPTEDSPTAPAPTCAIG; from the coding sequence GTGAGGTTGTCGCTGCTCGTCTCGCTGATGGCGGCCGCCCTGGTGGCACCCGCGACGGCGCCCGGAACAGCACCCGCGGCCGTCGCGGAGCCGGTGACCTGGTTGGAGGCCGAGGACGGCGCGCTGTCCGGCACGGTCGTCGAGGAGGCGGTCGAGGGCTTCTCCGGCACCGGCTACGTCGCCGGGTTCGACGAGCCCACCGACGCCCTGACCGTCACCATCCCGGACAGCCCCGGCGGCCTGCACGACCTGACCATCCGCTACGCCACCCCGTACGGCGCCAAGACCGCCTCGCTGTCGCTCAACGGCGCGGGCCTGGGCGACGTCCGGTTCCCCGAGCACCCGACCTTCACCGCGATCGGCGCGGGCAAGGTGCTGCTGCGGCCGGGGGACAACACCGTCACCGTCACCAACAACTGGGGCTGGTACCTGATCGACGCGATCGGGGTCACCCCGAGCGCGCCCCGCGGCCCGCACCAGGTGACCGGCGCGCTCACCGACCCCGCCGCCACCCGCGAGGCCAAGGGCCTCATGCGCTACCTCGCGCGGAACCACGGCGTGAAGACCCTCTCCGGCCAGCAGGACCAGGCGAGCATCGACTGGGTCGAGCAGAACGCGGGGAAGGCGCCCGCGGTCGGCGGCTACGACCTGATGGACTACTCGCCCAGCCGCGTGGAGCGGGGCACCGTCGGCCGCGACGTCGACCACGCCCTGGCGTGGGACGCGCGCGGCGGCGTCGTCACGCTCGCCTGGCACTGGAACGCGCCCAGCGGCCTGGTCGACCAGCCCGGCAAGGAGTGGTGGCGCGGCTTCTACACCGACGCGACCACGTTCGACCTCGCCGCCGCGCTGGCCGATCCGACCTCGACCGACTACAAGCTCTTGATCCGCGACGTGGACGCCATCGCCGTGCAGCTCAAGCGGCTGGCCGACGCGAAGGTGCCGGTGCTGTGGCGACCGCTGCACGAGGCCGAGGGCGGCTGGTTCTGGTGGGGCGCCAAGGGCCCCGGGCCCGCCAAGCAGCTCTACCGGCTGCTGCACGACCGCCTGGTCGGCCACCACGGCCTGCACAACCTGATCTGGGTGTGGAACTCCGTGGCGCCCGAGTGGTACCCGGGCGACGACGTGGTCGACGTGGTCAGCACGGACTCGTACCCGCCGGTGGGCGACCACGGCCCGGTGATCGGCCCCTACGAGCGGCTGGTCGCGCTGGGCGGTGACCGCAAGCTCGTCGCGCTGGGCGAGGTCGGCTCCATCCCCGACCCCGACCTGGTGCGCGCCTACCAGGCCCGGTGGGGCTGGTTCGTCACCTGGTCCGGCTCGTTCGTCCAGGACGGCGTGACCAACCCGCTCGACTTCGTCCGGCGCGTCTACCACCACGACGACGTCGTCACCCTCGACGAGCTGCCCGACTTCAAGAGCACCGCCGGCACGTGCACCGCGACCACGCGCGTGGTGGCCAGGTGGGGCACCGGCTTCCACGCCGAGGTCACCGTCCGCCACCCGGAGAACTCGCCGACGAGCAGCTGGCGGGTGAGCTGGCAGCTCGGCGCCGGCCAGCGGATCGGCAGCCACTGGGCCACCCGGATCACCACCAGCGGCTCGACCGCCACCGCGGTCAACACCTCCTGGAACGCGGCCATCCAGCCCGGTGGCAGCACCACCTTCGGCTTCCTCGCCGAGGGAACCCCCACCGAGGACTCCCCGACAGCGCCTGCGCCGACTTGCGCTATCGGGTGA
- a CDS encoding SDR family NAD(P)-dependent oxidoreductase, whose protein sequence is MSTILMTGASRGLGRHAAEHLLRHHPDRHLLVLNRAPGLAAELAARTGNRNVSEITCDLASFADIRRAAAEVDRPLTGFVGNAGLQVQSTRARTADGVEMTFGVNVLAYHLLLNLLLPRFTAPARILVVGSDVHDPRTNSLGLVPPPRWTDPRELARPREGTARDGRRAYATSKLGVLYLVHALARRLPAGVDAYTYNPGLVPGTSLARDAGPVGRAVFQAVGRVLSATPAATRPAEAGRLLAEAAAGPRPGDSGSYVSKGRVVPSSAESYDERREEELWAVADELCGLAEARRRAG, encoded by the coding sequence GTGTCCACCATCCTGATGACCGGCGCGAGCCGGGGCCTGGGCCGCCACGCCGCCGAACACCTGCTCCGCCACCACCCCGACCGCCACCTGCTCGTGCTCAACCGCGCCCCCGGCCTGGCCGCCGAGCTGGCCGCGCGCACCGGCAACCGCAACGTCTCGGAGATCACCTGCGACCTGGCGTCGTTCGCCGACATCCGCCGCGCCGCCGCCGAGGTCGACCGGCCGCTGACCGGGTTCGTGGGCAACGCGGGGCTCCAGGTGCAGTCCACCCGCGCGCGCACCGCCGACGGCGTGGAGATGACCTTCGGCGTCAACGTGCTGGCCTACCACCTGCTGCTCAACCTGCTGCTGCCCCGCTTCACCGCGCCCGCGCGGATCCTGGTGGTCGGCAGCGACGTGCACGACCCCCGGACCAACTCCCTGGGCCTGGTCCCGCCGCCGCGCTGGACCGACCCGCGCGAGCTGGCCCGGCCGCGCGAGGGCACGGCCCGGGACGGTCGGCGCGCGTACGCCACCAGCAAGCTCGGCGTGCTCTACCTCGTGCACGCCCTCGCGCGCCGCCTGCCCGCCGGGGTGGACGCCTACACCTACAACCCCGGCCTGGTGCCCGGCACGTCCCTGGCTCGCGACGCGGGACCGGTGGGGCGGGCGGTGTTCCAGGCCGTCGGCCGGGTCCTGAGCGCCACCCCGGCCGCCACCCGCCCGGCCGAGGCCGGGCGGCTGCTGGCGGAGGCGGCGGCCGGCCCGCGGCCCGGCGACAGCGGGTCGTACGTCAGCAAGGGGCGAGTGGTGCCGTCCTCGGCCGAGTCGTACGACGAGCGGCGCGAGGAGGAGCTGTGGGCCGTGGCCGACGAGCTGTGCGGGCTCGCGGAGGCGCGGCGCCGGGCGGGGTGA
- a CDS encoding TetR/AcrR family transcriptional regulator, translated as MPEPTSLRHRKQQRAREQIVAAAFELFAERGFAEVTVADIAERAEVGRTTFFRYFGDKQEVVFSHEEELISGLLDRHRDLPPPTDLADAVAQLHPVVVAICEEMTADPAHYRQHEALLRDNPELRDRAARKSDRVVEALRTDLLTRGTPPPVAELASQIALACYRAGHRAAGDDPSALPAAVHTAFTHLRALTHPPHP; from the coding sequence GTGCCCGAACCGACGTCCCTGCGCCACCGCAAGCAGCAGCGCGCCCGCGAGCAGATCGTGGCGGCGGCGTTCGAGCTGTTCGCCGAGCGCGGGTTCGCCGAGGTGACCGTGGCCGACATCGCCGAGCGCGCCGAGGTCGGGCGCACCACGTTCTTCCGCTACTTCGGCGACAAGCAGGAGGTCGTGTTCTCGCACGAGGAGGAACTGATCTCGGGCCTGCTGGACCGGCACCGCGACCTGCCCCCGCCGACCGACCTGGCCGACGCGGTCGCCCAGCTGCACCCCGTCGTGGTGGCCATCTGCGAGGAGATGACCGCCGACCCCGCCCACTACCGGCAGCACGAGGCGCTGCTGCGGGACAACCCCGAGCTGCGCGACCGGGCGGCCCGCAAGTCCGACCGGGTGGTGGAGGCCCTGCGCACCGACCTCCTGACCCGGGGCACCCCACCCCCGGTGGCCGAACTGGCCTCCCAGATCGCCCTGGCGTGCTACCGGGCCGGCCACCGAGCGGCAGGCGACGACCCGTCAGCCCTCCCCGCCGCCGTCCACACCGCCTTCACCCACCTGCGCGCCCTGACCCACCCACCCCACCCCTGA
- the hisG gene encoding ATP phosphoribosyltransferase → MAPLRFALPNKGSLSAPAAQMLAEAGYRVNRSGRELIVADPANDVQFFFLRPRDIAVYVGEGSLDVGITGRDLLLDSTVSAKEILPLGFGRAKFYFASRPGTISDATGLAGKRIATSYPNLVEQHLNDLDIKAHLVRLDGAVETAVELGVADAIADVVETGITLKTSGLETFGKPILKSEAVLIQGDTVADTPNAVRAVEILHRRLQGVLIARRYVILDFDCPVEAQEEAFKLVPGIESPTVSPLAREGWVAVRSLVPRDDAPFIMDELWRVGARAILVSSLDTCRI, encoded by the coding sequence ATGGCTCCTCTTCGCTTCGCCCTGCCCAACAAGGGTTCGTTGAGTGCTCCCGCGGCCCAAATGCTGGCCGAAGCGGGCTACCGGGTGAACAGGTCCGGCCGTGAGCTGATCGTGGCGGACCCGGCAAATGATGTGCAGTTCTTTTTCCTGCGGCCCCGCGACATCGCGGTGTACGTGGGCGAGGGTTCGTTGGACGTCGGCATCACCGGCCGCGACTTGCTGCTGGATTCGACGGTGTCGGCGAAGGAGATCCTGCCGCTGGGGTTCGGGCGGGCGAAGTTCTACTTCGCGTCCCGGCCCGGCACCATCTCCGACGCGACCGGGCTGGCGGGCAAGCGGATCGCCACCAGCTACCCGAACCTGGTCGAGCAGCACCTGAACGACCTGGACATCAAGGCGCACCTGGTGCGGCTGGACGGCGCGGTGGAGACGGCCGTCGAGCTGGGCGTGGCCGACGCGATCGCCGACGTGGTGGAGACCGGCATCACGCTGAAGACCTCGGGCCTGGAGACGTTCGGCAAGCCGATCCTGAAGTCCGAGGCCGTGCTGATCCAGGGCGACACCGTCGCCGACACGCCGAACGCGGTGCGCGCGGTGGAGATCCTGCACCGGCGGCTCCAGGGCGTGCTGATCGCCCGCCGCTACGTGATCCTCGACTTCGACTGCCCGGTCGAGGCGCAGGAGGAGGCGTTCAAGCTGGTCCCCGGCATCGAGTCGCCCACCGTCTCGCCGCTGGCCCGCGAGGGCTGGGTCGCGGTGCGCTCCCTCGTGCCGCGCGACGACGCCCCGTTCATCATGGACGAGCTGTGGCGCGTGGGCGCCCGCGCCATCCTGGTCAGCTCCCTGGACACCTGCCGCATCTAA